A stretch of Pseudochaenichthys georgianus chromosome 2, fPseGeo1.2, whole genome shotgun sequence DNA encodes these proteins:
- the LOC117459420 gene encoding trace amine-associated receptor 13c-like encodes MDSSEASPLCFPNLNSSCRRLPPPHSESALLYTLLAFVSLLTVTLNLLVIISISHFRQLHTPTNSLLLSLAVSDLVVGALVMPIEGLRYMETCWLLGRLMCALTPYVSYCLLSASVGNMVLISIDRYLSICQPLLYSSKITLPRAKASVCLCWACSVLYNGCILIGHLEQPDRFQSCHGECVVVISHIAGIVDLFVTFVGPSTVMVVLYMRVFVVAISQVRVIRLQTVPAAPIAKISEMKAARTLGIVIAVFLMCFCPYYYPSIAGEATSNLLSYFAVLSWIMLVNSCLNPLIYTLFYPWFRKAIKLIFTLRILQPDSRDFKVSMFGLVTVMIRHAVCITRLCV; translated from the coding sequence ATGGACAGCAGCGAGgcttctccactctgcttccCCAACCTCAACTCCTCCTGCCGGCGCCTGCCTCCCCCCCACTCTGAGTCCGCTCTGCTCTACACCCTGCTGGCCTTCGTCTCTCTGCTCACAGTGACCCTCAACCTGCTCGTCATCATCTCCATCTCCCACTTCCGGCAGCTGCACACCCCCACCAACAGCCTGCTGCTGTCCCTGGCCGTGTCCGACCTGGTGGTGGGGGCGCTGGTGATGCCCATCGAAGGCCTGCGCTACATGGAGACGTGCTGGCTGCTGGGCCGGCTCATGTGCGCTCTGACTCCGTACGTGTCCTACTGCCTGCTCTCTGCCTCTGTGGGCAACATGGTGCTCATCTCCATCGACCGCTACCTGTCTATCTGTCAGCCGCTGCTCTACTCCTCTAAGATCACCCTGCCCAGAGCTAAAGCctcagtgtgtctgtgctggGCCTGCTCCGTCCTCTATAACGGCTGCATTCTGATTGGACACTTAGAGCAGCCGGACAGGTTCCAATCCTGCCACGGAGAGTGTGTGGTGGTCATCAGCCACATTGCAGGAATTGTTGACTTGTTTGTCACATTTGTTGGGCCCTCTACTGTCATGGTGGTTCTGTATATGAGGGTGTTTGTGGTTGCCATCTCTCAGGTGCGTGTGATCCGCTTGCAGACTGTCCCTGCAGCTCCCATCGCTAAGATATCAGAGATGAAGGCAGCTAGGACTCTGGGGATTGTGATAGCTGTGTTTCTGATGTGCTTCTGCCCGTATTACTACCCCTCTATAGCAGGCGAGGCCACGTCAAACCTCCTGTCGTACTTTGCTGTGTTGTCTTGGATCATGTTGGTGAACTCCTGTCTGAACCCTCTCATTTACACGCTGTTCTACCCCTGGTTTAGAAAAGCTATCAAACTCATCTTCACCCTCAGAATACTGCAGCCTGACTCCCGGGACTTTAAAGTCTCTATGTTTGGTCTTGTTACAGTGATGATTAGACATGCTGTTTGTATAacccgtctgtgtgtgtga
- the LOC117459412 gene encoding stomatin-like protein 2, mitochondrial, with amino-acid sequence MLGTLCRTGGAVFKNSQQSLPRLWVTLSQQRCASRLPMNTVVLFVPQQEAWVVQRMGRFHRVLEPGLNFLIPVLDKVRYVQSLKEIVIDIPEQSAVSLDNVTLQIDGVLYLRILDPLKASYGVEDPEYAVTQLAQTTMRSELGKLTLDKVFRERESLNSNIVRSINQASDDWGIRCLRYEIKDIQVPPRIKDSMQMQVEAERKKRATVLESEGMRESGINVAEGRKQAQILASEGEKAERINKAAGEAQAVLAKAEAKSKAIRLLSDALAEQNGNAAASLSVAEQYVAAFSNLAKKSNTLLLPSNAGNISGMVTQAMTIYSKLAKQSPPAESMKTGEPPVQSPPAQ; translated from the exons atgttaggGACATTATGTCGGACCGGCGGCGCTGTTTTTAAG AACTCCCAGCAGTCTCTCCCCAGGCTGTGGGTGACTCTTTCCCAGCAAAGATGTGCTTCCCGATTACCCATGAACACCGTGGTGCTGTTTGTGCCGCAGCAGGAGGCCTGGGTGGTGCAGAGGATGGGCCGCTTTCACCGGGTCTTAGAGCCG GGACTCAACTTCCTCATTCCCGTTCTTGACAAAGTTCGTTACGTGCAAAGCCTGAAAGAGATTGTCATTGACATCCCTGAACAGTCGGCTGTATCTCTCG ATAATGTGACTCTACAAATTGACGGGGTCCTTTATCTGAGAATCTTGGATCCTTTGAAG GCTAGTTATGGTGTGGAGGATCCAGAGTACGCTGTGACTCAGCTCGCACAAACCACAATGCGCTCAGAACTGGGCAAACTCACGCTGGATAAAGTGTTCAGG GAAAGGGAGTCCCTGAATTCCAACATTGTGCGCTCCATCAACCAGGCATCAGACGATTGGGGAATCCGCTGCCTGCGATATGAAATCAAAGATATACAAGTCCCACCTCGTATTAAAGACTCTATGCAGatgcag GTGGAAGCTGAGCGTAAGAAGAGAGCCACAGTGCTGGAGTCTGAGGGGATGCGGGAGTCGGGAATAAACGTCGCTGAGGGCCGCAAGCAAGCACAGATCCTGGCATCAGAGGGGGAGAAGGCGGAGCGGATCAACAAGGCAGCCG GGGAAGCCCAGGCTGTGTTAGCCAAAGCAGAAGCTAAATCCAAGGCCATCCGTCTGCTGTCAGACGCTCTGGCTGAACAG AACGGGAATGCCGCGGCCTCTCTGAGTGTGGCCGAGCAGTACGTCGCTGCTTTCTCCAACCTCGCCAAAAAATCCAACACTTTGCTGCTGCCCTCCAACGCCGGGAACATCAGTGGCATGGTCACGCAG GCCATGACCATTTACAGCAAGCTGGCCAAACAGAGTCCACCAGCTGAGAGCATGAAGACAGGCGAGCCTCCAGTTCAGTCACCACCAGCCCAATAG
- the cenpl gene encoding centromere protein L, whose translation MERHHNSVSVQRRSKTKSYRLSYRSGIGAASRLGFTPGLTARRLNTSRKAPKSNNITEKVTKEQLALLVKTEWKLSYVTPLYQFRHTQLKSYSRQLSAFIAAEKQQGLAVDVEGTQNRFRASFSLVQEMTESVDDAVTVLIQIHSKPLIARQDEPQRRVWSGWLTCINGNLEYLRSLPEDFICLPLFCSSEAGGLTSLVKSWFQQSFDCCFGPLEISHTSLQWLMALWTNCQPESSIRQLKMIWTLPVEPQLQVTYTVDAEDAWQLWSSVRKENTAGAGEENSIDIEEVMSFMQGLKGHFFRHFRLDLSAGRLNEVSTALGSAKHSGRIKFSNSKYMITTLMLLTECALLKMPI comes from the exons ATGGAGCGACATCATAACAG TGTATCAGTTCAGAGGAGGAGTAAAACCAAGAGCTACCGGTTGTCGTACCGCAGCGGCATAGGGGCCGCTTCCCGCCTCGGCTTCACTCCAGGATTGACAGCACGGAGGCTCAACACCAGCAGAAAGGCTCCAAAGTCTAACAATATCACT GAAAAGGTGACTAAGGAGCAGCTGGCCTTACTGGTCAAGACTGAGTGGAAGCTGTCCTACGTTACTCCTCTCTATCAGTTCAGGCACACCCAGCTGAAGAGCTACTCCAGGCAGCTGTCTGCGTTTATTGCTGCAGAGAAGCAGCAAGGTTTGGCGGTGGATGTGGAGGGAACACAGAACCGCTTCAGAGCCTCCTTCTCTCTGGTGCAGGAGATGACGGAGTCAGTTGATGATGCTGTGACTGTCCTCATTCAG ATCcactcaaagcccttgattgccAGGCAGGACGAGCCACAGAGGCGAGTCTGGAGCGGCTGGCTGACCTGCATCAACGGAAACCTGGAGTACCTGCGCTCCCTCCCTGAGGACTTCATCTGCCTGCCGCTCTTCTGCAGCAGTGAGGCCGGGGGTCTCACCTCTTTGGTCAAATCCTGGTTCCAGCAATCCTTCGACTGCTGCTTTGGCCCTCTGGAAATCAGCCACACGAGCCTCCAGTGGCTGATGGCTTTATGGACTAACTGCCAACCAGAGTCCAGCATCCGGCAGCTCAAAATGATCTGGACTCTTCCAGTAGAGCCTCAGCTGCAGGTCACGTACACGGTGGACGCTGAAGACGCCTGGCAGCTGTGGAGCAGTGTGAGGAAGGAGAATACGGCGGGGGCGGGGGAGGAGAACAGTATTGACATTGAGGAGGTGATGAGCTTCATGCAGGGGCTGAAGGGACACTTCTTCAGGCACTTCAGACTGGACCTGTCTGCGGGCAGGCTGAACGAGGTCTCCACAGCTCTAGGATCAGCCAAGCACAGCGGAAGGATCAAG TTCTCCAACAGCAAATACATGATCACCACGCTGATGCTTCTGACAGAGTGCGCTCTCCTCAAAATGCCCATCTGA